Proteins encoded within one genomic window of Microbacterium sp. zg-B185:
- a CDS encoding PLP-dependent aminotransferase family protein: MDSRISARALSAALGGWRTREPAYEALADGIRLLCLDNRLAPRTALPAERELSAGLRVSRSTVAAAYRSLRESGHIASTRGSGSVTLPLRRRDPGRAPSTEGAVDLQQASPPAWPGLAGVVAEVAHSAAALVSRVGYDVLGRTELREAIAARYRDRGIPTSAGEVIVTTGAQSAIHLLAAVLLGRGDRVLIETPTYPHAADAFRRAGSRLVGVPVTTDDGWDLDRAEQAFARTLPVLGYLMPDFQNPTGRSMTEVERTAFARAADRTGTVLVLDETTADLDIDRGALSPGFLDGDPALTVRVGSLGKTVWGGLRIGWIRAEADLIRRLVAARPAQDLGTPEFEQAVAAAVLPEYAAVVAQRSHVLRAGRDAVLTALAADLPEWRVPRTHGGVSLWLELDAPLSSALVMDVRSRGLLLSAGPRFSVDGGHDRHLRIPFTGSPDELVRAVSILAEAWPRVRGGAPVSIVDQLDSVV, translated from the coding sequence ATGGACTCACGGATATCGGCACGTGCGCTGTCCGCGGCACTCGGCGGCTGGCGCACCCGAGAACCCGCCTACGAGGCTCTGGCGGACGGCATCCGGCTGCTGTGCCTGGACAACCGGCTTGCTCCGCGGACGGCACTCCCGGCCGAGCGTGAGCTCTCGGCCGGACTGCGGGTGAGCCGCAGCACGGTGGCGGCCGCGTATCGCAGCCTGCGCGAGTCCGGGCATATCGCCAGCACGCGCGGGTCCGGCAGCGTCACCCTCCCGTTGCGACGCCGCGACCCTGGACGCGCCCCGTCCACCGAGGGCGCGGTGGACCTGCAGCAGGCGAGCCCGCCGGCCTGGCCCGGCCTGGCCGGCGTGGTGGCGGAGGTGGCGCACTCCGCGGCGGCCCTGGTCTCCCGCGTCGGATACGACGTCCTCGGACGGACCGAGCTGCGGGAGGCGATCGCGGCGCGGTACCGCGACCGCGGCATCCCCACATCCGCCGGCGAGGTGATCGTCACCACGGGCGCCCAGAGCGCCATCCACCTGCTGGCCGCCGTCCTGCTCGGGCGGGGCGATCGGGTGCTGATCGAGACCCCGACCTACCCGCACGCCGCCGACGCCTTCCGGCGCGCCGGCTCGCGCCTGGTCGGTGTGCCGGTGACGACCGATGACGGCTGGGATCTGGACCGCGCGGAGCAGGCGTTCGCGCGTACACTGCCCGTGCTGGGCTACCTGATGCCCGATTTCCAGAACCCCACGGGCCGATCGATGACCGAGGTCGAGCGCACTGCCTTCGCCCGCGCGGCCGATCGCACCGGCACCGTCCTGGTGCTGGATGAGACCACGGCCGACCTGGACATCGACCGCGGAGCACTCTCACCCGGGTTTTTGGACGGGGACCCGGCACTGACGGTGCGCGTCGGCTCCCTCGGAAAGACGGTGTGGGGGGGACTGCGCATCGGATGGATCCGCGCCGAAGCAGACCTCATCCGTCGCCTGGTGGCGGCGCGTCCCGCGCAGGACCTGGGTACCCCCGAGTTCGAGCAGGCGGTTGCCGCAGCGGTGCTGCCCGAGTACGCCGCCGTCGTCGCGCAGCGGTCCCACGTCCTGCGGGCCGGGCGGGATGCCGTCCTGACCGCGTTGGCGGCGGACCTGCCGGAGTGGCGTGTACCGCGGACGCACGGCGGGGTGTCGCTCTGGCTCGAGCTGGACGCGCCCCTCAGCTCCGCTCTGGTCATGGACGTGCGCTCGCGGGGCCTGCTGCTCTCCGCAGGCCCGAGATTCTCTGTCGATGGTGGCCACGACCGGCATCTGCGGATTCCCTTCACCGGCTCGCCGGATGAACTCGTCCGCGCCGTGTCGATCCTCGCCGAGGCATGGCCTCGCGTGCGCGGAGGGGCTCCGGTGTCCATCGTCGACCAACTGGACTCGGTGGTCTGA
- the ssb gene encoding single-stranded DNA-binding protein, translating into MSDTITIVGIIGTDPERKNPNGLPITTFRVASPQRRFDRSTGAWTDSGTNWYTVSAYRRLAEHAFQSLRKKDRVILTGRLRIRSWDTGESKGTAMEIDLEAIGHDLFWGTSVFTRDAPAAVASPSEPAGDAWAPADVADPAWGSPAQQSLDADTVAPQAATGSESADRLALAGVEAPF; encoded by the coding sequence ATGAGCGACACCATCACGATCGTCGGAATCATCGGGACCGACCCGGAGCGGAAGAACCCCAATGGTCTGCCGATCACCACATTCCGCGTCGCCAGTCCGCAGCGCCGTTTCGATCGCTCCACCGGCGCGTGGACGGACAGCGGCACCAACTGGTACACCGTCTCGGCGTACCGCAGGCTCGCCGAGCACGCCTTCCAGTCGTTGCGCAAGAAGGACCGGGTGATCCTGACCGGTCGACTGCGCATCAGGTCCTGGGACACCGGCGAGAGCAAGGGCACCGCGATGGAGATCGACCTGGAAGCGATCGGGCACGACCTGTTCTGGGGCACGTCCGTGTTCACCCGCGATGCGCCCGCTGCGGTGGCATCGCCGTCCGAGCCGGCGGGGGATGCCTGGGCGCCGGCCGACGTCGCCGACCCGGCGTGGGGGAGCCCGGCCCAGCAGAGCCTGGATGCGGACACGGTCGCCCCGCAGGCGGCCACCGGGTCGGAGTCGGCTGACCGACTGGCGCTGGCCGGCGTCGAGGCCCCGTTCTGA